A single region of the Bacteroidales bacterium genome encodes:
- a CDS encoding universal stress protein, with protein MNPSDSNPVSSPVKIRKILVPVDYSECSRFACRYAIKIACKLGVEIKLFHTYYSPAFDLIELAGAVQTQSQLREEVTVNLEESEKETLINFMNGLKDYIEQCNLPPVQMSFDLAPGVPEDEIINYSKEYLPDLVIMGTRGKGTGVGAIIGSVTASVITRMKMPVLAIPEKYTFVGEENVKNLMYVTDFDESDFLTLKSLINLTDQLGLDIHCVHIGDPDSWDRVKMEGLMKYFTEVYGKTQVSYSFVSQKNLLPDLDELIRQKSINILSLTAHRQGIVDRLFKRNMTKKLFYHTSIPLLVFH; from the coding sequence ATGAATCCATCCGACAGTAATCCGGTTTCTTCCCCTGTGAAGATCAGAAAAATATTGGTGCCTGTTGATTATTCCGAATGCTCCAGGTTTGCCTGTCGTTATGCCATTAAAATAGCCTGCAAACTGGGGGTGGAGATTAAACTGTTTCACACGTACTATTCTCCCGCATTTGATTTGATCGAACTCGCCGGAGCCGTTCAAACACAATCTCAATTGAGGGAAGAGGTTACAGTTAACCTTGAAGAAAGCGAAAAGGAAACCCTTATAAATTTCATGAACGGACTCAAGGATTATATTGAACAGTGCAACCTTCCGCCTGTTCAAATGAGTTTTGACCTTGCACCCGGCGTACCGGAAGACGAAATAATCAATTATTCAAAAGAATACCTGCCTGACCTGGTCATCATGGGAACCCGCGGAAAAGGTACCGGGGTAGGTGCCATTATTGGCAGTGTTACGGCGTCGGTCATCACCCGGATGAAAATGCCCGTTCTTGCTATTCCTGAAAAATACACGTTTGTTGGCGAAGAGAATGTGAAAAACCTGATGTATGTGACCGATTTTGATGAATCTGATTTTCTTACGCTAAAAAGCCTGATCAACCTTACCGACCAGCTTGGGCTTGACATTCATTGCGTGCATATCGGCGATCCCGATTCGTGGGATAGGGTGAAAATGGAAGGGCTTATGAAATATTTTACCGAGGTTTACGGCAAGACGCAAGTGTCCTACAGTTTTGTCAGCCAGAAAAACCTGTTGCCCGACCTCGATGAGCTTATACGGCAGAAGAGCATCAACATTCTTTCTCTTACCGCTCACCGGCAGGGGATTGTTGACAGGCTGTTCAAGAGGAATATGACAAAGAAGCTGTTCTACCACACATCGATTCCGTTGCTGGTGTTTCATTAG
- the crtI gene encoding phytoene desaturase family protein, translating to MAGDKTAVIIGAGIGGITTSIYLARQGFRVTVYEKNASPGGRCGQIMRDGHRFDAGATIYLMPEIYRQVFKTLDITEESSFKSLPLPTLYQISFEDGMKIDFTPDKKSLYEQLEKIEKGSSEKAEKLITEGYRNFRLATDNLLGRNFYGLLDFVTLRNALLLVQLKTHLRHTRYVKRFFKNENLQNAFTFQNIYVGQDPFSAPALFSMLAAAELTEGSLFPEGGMFAVTRKLVSLAEEAGVRFVYNSPVVKILTEKKRATGVVLDNGSTIPAKIIVCNADLPYVYRELLTDAKVSRRLDSMTYSCSAIVLHWGLKKTYPQLEHHNVFLSGSYRDNLKKIFKDQSLSSNPSFYIHAPARTDNTAAPEGGDSVSVIIPCGHLADQSDADWNALKDTARKAVIERLKKFGLSDIEENIKFEISLLPENWKNFMNLTRGSTFGIGHNIFQMGYFRPQNRHRKYGNLYFAGGSTHPGNGIPLVLLSAKLTAERIKKEQQS from the coding sequence ATGGCAGGTGATAAAACTGCTGTGATCATTGGCGCAGGCATTGGCGGAATAACCACATCCATTTACCTGGCAAGGCAGGGATTCAGGGTTACAGTTTATGAGAAAAATGCTTCACCGGGAGGACGGTGTGGCCAGATAATGCGAGACGGACACCGTTTTGATGCCGGTGCAACCATATACCTGATGCCTGAAATTTACAGGCAGGTATTCAAAACGCTTGATATCACCGAAGAAAGCAGCTTTAAATCGCTTCCTCTCCCCACTCTTTACCAGATCAGCTTTGAGGACGGGATGAAGATCGACTTTACGCCGGACAAAAAAAGCCTTTACGAACAGCTTGAAAAGATTGAAAAGGGAAGTTCTGAAAAGGCTGAAAAGCTGATTACCGAAGGTTACCGGAACTTCAGGCTCGCCACGGACAACTTGCTGGGACGTAACTTCTATGGCCTGTTAGATTTTGTCACCCTCCGGAATGCCTTATTGCTTGTTCAGTTAAAAACGCATTTACGGCATACCCGATACGTTAAAAGGTTCTTCAAGAATGAGAACCTGCAGAATGCATTTACTTTTCAGAATATATATGTAGGACAGGATCCGTTCAGTGCCCCTGCCCTTTTTTCGATGCTTGCCGCTGCTGAACTCACCGAAGGATCACTGTTTCCCGAAGGCGGAATGTTTGCTGTCACCCGTAAACTGGTTTCGCTGGCTGAAGAAGCCGGTGTAAGGTTCGTTTACAATTCACCCGTTGTAAAAATTCTCACTGAAAAAAAGAGAGCAACCGGTGTTGTACTCGATAATGGCAGCACGATACCGGCGAAAATTATTGTGTGCAATGCCGATCTTCCTTATGTATACCGTGAATTGCTTACGGATGCAAAAGTGTCGCGGCGCCTCGATTCAATGACGTACAGCTGCTCGGCAATTGTATTGCACTGGGGACTTAAGAAAACCTATCCGCAACTTGAGCATCATAATGTGTTTTTGTCGGGTTCCTACCGCGACAACCTGAAAAAGATCTTTAAAGATCAGTCGCTTTCATCAAATCCCAGTTTTTATATTCATGCCCCAGCACGTACCGATAATACAGCTGCTCCTGAAGGCGGAGACTCTGTTTCGGTGATCATCCCTTGCGGGCACCTGGCTGATCAATCGGATGCCGATTGGAATGCATTAAAAGATACGGCCAGAAAGGCTGTAATAGAACGTCTGAAAAAATTCGGACTGTCTGATATCGAAGAAAACATAAAATTCGAAATCAGCCTTCTCCCTGAAAACTGGAAAAATTTCATGAATCTTACCCGGGGTTCGACTTTCGGCATCGGGCACAATATTTTCCAGATGGGTTATTTCAGGCCTCAGAACAGGCACCGTAAATATGGTAACTTGTATTTTGCAGGAGGAAGCACACATCCGGGAAACGGAATCCCGCTGGTTCTACTTTCAGCAAAGCTGACTGCTGAGCGCATTAAAAAAGAACAACAATCATGA